The following proteins are encoded in a genomic region of Paralichthys olivaceus isolate ysfri-2021 chromosome 23, ASM2471397v2, whole genome shotgun sequence:
- the LOC138406732 gene encoding small integral membrane protein 30 — MDPRLQLPNAAAFICLIVLTLVPPAEAYDAGDALALLLGTVLAVVGFCACLGWYARRRNGQL, encoded by the coding sequence ATGGACCCCAGACTTCAGCTCCCAAACGCCGCAGCATTCATCTGCCTCATCGTCCTCACCTTGGTCCCCCCGGCGGAGGCTTACGACGCCGGCGACGCGCTGGCCCTGCTCCTGGGCACCGTCCTGGCCGTGGTGGGCTTCTGCGCCTGCCTCGGCTGGTACGCGCGGAGGCGGAACGGACAGCTGTGA